The DNA sequence CTGTATGGACAAAGGTAGCACGCGACGGATGGAGTTGGAGGAAACATATATGAGTCACGAGATCAAGAACATTGTTGCGAGTGAAGGCGAAGAGAGGGTGATCCGGCGTATGAAATCGAGGGTTGGAGAAGTTTGTTTACAAAATGTGGGATGGTAGAAGTTGAGCTTAGCTTGTAATCCTTGTACCAGACATACCTTATGGCCAAATAGTTTTCTTGTGGGAGGAGTTGCACACTGGGGACTAATGGGAAGTGTCTTGTTGTTAGATGGAAAGAAACTCCAATTCTCTCTCTGTCTGTTTGGAAGTTTCATGCAGTCAATGCTAAGACTTCTAAACATCTCGTGTTAGAGCTATAACccttgtaaaaataaaataaaattcaaaacataTGTTTTCTAAGTTTTGTTTTCATAACAAGGTACATAATTACATCTTACCTAGAAGGGAAAATCTTAATTAAAGGTTATATTACTATCCAAAGACAGAGAGATATTCTCAAGTCTAGGATCCAAAATCACTTCAAAAATATGGCAAtagatagaaaaaaaatacacttggcCAACCCCCTCTTGATTTCAGCCCCATCAAACCCCATTGTGTGACCCCATCCTCCTCTTTTGGCCCTAATATGATTGTCGGACAAAAGAATCTCTCCATGACATGAGCCAAAACAGTTAAACGTAAAATGCTTTTATAGATGTGTTAAGAGACTTGTCGTTGTCATTATGAAAAACTAATCAcgcattttatttcattttttagcAGGATCTAGGATTAATACCTTGTTATTATCAACTTGGAGAAAGTTATTTTAgtagagaaagagaggagtttttttatttgaaaagaaATACTAAGAACTTAAAACTCAATATGGAAGATTCGACTTGTATGGAGGAGTGCATGATGATATTTTTCAATAATAATTAACATTTGATGTACTCTCTTTCCTTCTTAATGATCTCATACTCATAGAAAAATTACCAACTTACCGCTACACGTCacattgaaaattgtttttctaCTTACGTTGGACTATGAATTCAGACCATTGATCGTGTTTATTCCTTATGAATTTAGACCATTGATGGTGTTGATTCCTAAGTACTAGTGCTTGTACTTCACCACAATACAAAAACAATAAGCATTTAGGGAAGAAACCAATGTAGGcgttttagccaaaatggtccatgagatttgcataacacatcattttggtccttgatattgaaaataatagaaatggtccctgagattgtccaccatccattattttggtcattcggtTAAAAACTCTGAGCTCTTAGTCAAAAGTTTGGGCaagtttcaaagcttcgtaacgcaatcgtttcttaaccaaattcgacccataatatatcaaaatgaagatagaaaagtgtagaacaagattatacttatttggaagcccaatggtttccGGAGATGGCCGTAAAATAGCCTGAAAGATGACTGATCCgcaggaaaactggaaaactcgcctgaAATtgagtaaactttaaacgttcataacttcttcaatactcaacgaaattgagtgatttaaaaacaaaaatcatactccTATATAAGACAAATAGAGTGTTacctttcttgatggctaaATTTCCGTGGTTTGGCCTGAAAACGGCTCGAAACTGGttatcttggtctcgagttagccactttcgagccgtttttctGCCAAAACATGATGAATTAACTATCAAGAAAGGTGCCATTCTATTCGTCTCGTTGAtaattatgattttcatttttgaatcacttgatttcattaagtattgaagaagttatgaacgtttaaagtttacccagtttcagCGCGAGTTTTCTAGTATTCTCGCGGGTCAGTCACCTTTCAGACTATTTTCTAgccatctctggcaaccattgggcttccaaataggtataaccaTGTTCTACACTTTtgtatcttcattttgatatattatgggtcgaatttggttaagaaacgattgagttacgaaattttgaaaattgcctGAACTTCCAGCCAAGAGCTTGGAGTTTTTAAacgaatgaccaaaataatggatggtggataatctcagtgaccatttctattgattttcaatctcaatgatcaaagtgatgtgttatgcaaatcataAGGATAACGTCACCAATgtacaaatttactaaaaaaggAAATAACATCACCAGTCTACATAAAGGTGGGACCAAAACGAAACACACAAAATGGGGCTGCTTGGACCGGCCCATGAATATCTGAAACAGTAGCAGGCCCAACGATCAGAAGCGGTAGCTACTGCCGACTGATCCGACACGCGTACCGGCTGTTTTGCAGCATGGCTCCCACGTGTTCGGCACATAATGGTTGAACATTGGGACTGCCCACTCTAATTACACAAAAGCCCCTCCCTCCATCTCCATCTCTCGATCTGTCAGTCGCGCGGTCAAATGCGAAACAGAGACTCCACAAGGAAAGGAAGAGATCGAAGCCGCGGAAATGGATGGGAAGCCGAAAGCTGGAGTGTCGATGACCAGCACGTGGCTGAGGAAGCACCGTCTGATCTACGCTGGAGCCACCCGACACCCCTTCATCCTCAGCATTCGCGACGGCACCGTCGATCTTTCCGCCTTCAAACGCTGGCTGGTAAGTAAGCCGCAATTAAAAGTTGGTTAATTTGGTTCGCTACGGCGCCGTTTGATTCTCCAAATCTCCGGGCAGCAatgattatttttcttttataaatgtGATATTTACTTAAAATTAATCTTAACTGCTTAACTCAGGTCACAGAGTATTACGGTTTAGTGTTACTTTTTACTTTCTAGCGAGGGATTTTACTTTTGTGAATGACTAGTTTTATACTAATTTATTCACGAGTTTCATCCCGTTGTGTGCGTAAGTCCAAATTTCGTGGTCTAGTAAATGTGAGCAGCACTTACAATTAACGGATTTTTGCTTTGGTAGTCAAATTTTGAAAAGGTTGGTGCAGGGCCAGGACTACATATTTGTGAGAGCATTTGTACCATTTGTGGCGAGTGTGCTGATAAAAGCTTGGAAGAATTCCGATCACGAAAGCGGCGATATCGAATTGGTACTCAGTGGGGTGGCTGCTCTGAACGATGAGATTGAATGGTTCAAGCAAGAGGCTTCCAAGTGGGGTGTTGAGCTATCTGGTGTTGTTCCTGAAAAAACAACCCAGGCTTACTGCAGGTTCCATCTTCAGTTTCACTCCAAAGTTTCTTGCTTAGCAGTTGGCAATCACTCattcttttttatgttttcacATTTAGGCTAATGTTAGTAAGTGTCGTAAGTAAGAGAGACGTACATGAAAGAGGATGACAACGAGTCAGTGTCTCAAACCTACCAATGGCGCCATGTATTTTTACTTTACATGGCGTCGGTTGATTGTTTGGGACACTGATTCTCACTGTAAATGGTCATTGAAGGATATTCACATTTCATACAAGGGTTCTTGAAAATTAGTATAGACTGTAGAAAATTTGGTTCGGTATAGTGTGATGAAGTTGAgaatggtgtcactggttctgtACAGTTACATGCCTATCTTTCTCATCATCGATAGTGCTAGTTACCTAGTGCGACGGACACCTAGTCACGTTGTAGCCATACTACTAGTGGGACAGTAGATTTCCGCTATTCAAGTGGCCCAGATGTGTAACCAAATAAAAATTGTTTAGGCTAAAAATTTGGGAGTTATTTCACTTTCAGTAAATCGGGCATTACCGTTGTGCCAATGTAGTAGTAATTGGAGTGGTGTTGGTTGCAGATTTCTGGAGGATCTAATGAGCCCGGATGTTGATTACGCTGTGGCCATGACAGCCTTTTGGGCCATCGAAGCTGTATACCAAGAGAGCTTTGCCCATTGCCTGGAAGAAGGGTCCAAAACCCCACCAGAACTGCAAGAGGCTTGCCAAAGGTGGGGCAATGATGGCTTCGGCCAGTACTGCTCCTCTCTCCGAAACATTGCTGACCGAGAGTTGGAGAAGGCCGCCTCAGACGGTGGGCCTTTAGTGAAGGTTTCAGAAGATATGGTCACCAAGGCTGAAGTAGAGTTCCAGCGTGTACTCGAGTATGAGGTTCAGTTTTGGAACATGAGCCATGGGAGTCCTGGACGCTCTGCTCCATGAACCTAAGCGGAAGCGATAAATTATGGCCTTCACAGCAGGAAATGAGGCTGAAGTTGGACAAGCAAACAGCTGTTGCCTGTGCTGTGtaaataaaactaaactttagtAAGCACTGTATAAGACCTTGGAGTAGAGGAGGACAAAAATAACATTGCGAAAAACAGACGAACATGTTTGGTATATATAGAGGGCTTCCTCTTTACCCCACTGCGGTGAACATGCTGCGGTGAACATACGTGGTTTAGCATTAGCACCACCCTAGTTTGGCAAGCTCCGCCGCCCCGTGGCCCCGTAACACCCGAGGCCACTCTAGCTACCTATGATAGATGTTCAAGATGATAcataaaattggaagaaaagtCGCACACAAAGTTTACAAACGCGACAGATCTCTATCTTCTAGGATCGCCACAATACAGTATACAAATTGAATGTGATTTGAAGGTAGAAATGTTTAGTGTTTGAACTGAAAGCTTGATCATATGTCGCGTTTTAGAAAGCTTGTGTCAGGGATTGCTTTGTTCAATGAGTCTGCTATCATGTCTTCAAAACCTGATAGATTTTGCTTACTAAATATAACTTGAACAGTACAACATAGTAGTAAATGTATGAGTTGTATCATAGTTTCTCTTAATGtaacaaaaagtaataaaattaaGAGGGAATTAAAATATAGCTCTGCATGATTGGAGATGAAAAAATTTAATCCCgtgttattttttaaaatattttttttagtaggcTAAAATATTGCCCCGGGCCAAGTTTTGCTCCCATGACTACCATGCACACATTATTTAATTCTGTTGCACTCTTATTTGTGTCTTGACACTACATATTCTGTAAAAAAAATGTTCATTCTGTACACTTTGCActcttgttttaatttattcgtaCTTTTTACATATCACCTTCATCTTATGGCTTCATTACTCTTTGGGTGTCGGTTAACATACCTTGATTTTGGTATCCTGCGTGGATATTCGAGTCGGGTTGCATATCAGTTTAGTAATAGAGCAAGGTTTTCGGATTTGATTTCATGATTGCTTTGATGGCAGTTTGGTATTAGAGCTTAGATTTTCAAATTTGGTTTTATGATTGCTCTGATGCTAGTTTGGCATCAAGTGTTATGTGGCAGTTTGTAGGTTACTTAATTAGCTTATATGTTTTATACATTGTTAGCAAAAAtacaatttataaaataaaaagtaacgACGTTGACAGGAATATGAAGCAAAAGTGTTGTAAGACCATCAATGAGAACCCCCACCGTCATTTTTGAGAACTCATTTAAGGACTTCAAGGGAATCTTCGATGTCCCTAACGGTATATTGTCTTCAATGAGAAAGTCTTTATAGTATAAATCCTAAACTTGAGGTTTATATAAATGAAACCGTTGATCTTCCGATGGAAGGGTACCAAAACTTCAGTCTCTATATGGAGTCCTCAATTGTGAAGATTTGTATACATACTAGAGCGAGGCCCTATACTATAGAGTCTTGTTTTCAGACTCATTAAAAGGCCTTGAACCTCATATCTGAGAACTATACAGGCAGAGagcttaagggaagggatctccattttttgaaaaaaatggggattagatGTGGGGCtcacttcacatcaaatttcaacgatccgaaccgtctattttgttagtctcgattcatagatcatccttgcaaaaattcaattcaatccgaaaccatttgcctatttaattatcaatatcaaattccatattttcttatataacaaagtattcgttcatttccttgaacccaattagatgtcttaaacatttccaatttagctaatattttgcaaggatgatctatgaatcgaaactaacaaaatagacgtcaatccgaaaccatttgcctatttaattatcaatatcaaatttcatattttcttatataacaaagtattcgttcatttccttgaacctaattagatgtcttaaacatttccaatttagctaatattttgcaaggatgatctatgaatcgagactaacaaaatagacggttcggatcgttgaaattagatgtgaagtAGACCCCACAGCTAATccccattttaaaaaaaaaatgaggatcccTTCCATTAAGCTCTCTGACTATACAGGAACTAAATATAAATCACCACTGGAGATGCTCTAACCACGTTGCAGCTTGAAAAGTCCGAACCAAGGCACATGGCCAGGCTAGAGTTAGGCAAAAGTTGACAAGACTTGCTCGTTGTAGGTTACTCAGATTAATATTCTATGTATTGTACAATCTAATGTGATAGTGTCATTGTGGTTGGTTGAAAAGACTTGAATAAATTGAGGCATCATTGTTAAATTATAAAAGGGTATATATTTTAtgggtaatgttagagagaccaTCGTATTTTGTAAATCATACGACGTTGTTAATGGTGATTGAATTATTAGTTAaatattgattaacgtgcttattttctattatgACACATTGTATATGTGATCTGAAAAATTGATCTACCTAAAATTATTCATACTTTATACTTGGAATAAAGTTTAAAAGTACGCAGCAACATATAGCATCGAGTCACTTTGTGAACCCTCATCAACAATATAGCATCCTTGTGAGAAAGTTTCGTCCCCATTTTCAGGTGGTTGTCAAGGCGTATGTAGTAGCATGGCAAGCAAGCGAAGGGAATTTGTTCACTCACCTATATATAAGGGCATTTATCTTGAGCTAATTAAACCTAGCGAACAAGGCAAATAACCAACAATTATCCTTAATTTTGACCCTCCAATCTACAAACTGAAACATAATGAGAAGTTTTTGTTGCTTATTGCCCAAAAATAATCCAGATCAGAAttccaaaaccaaaagaaacgATGAGACAACACCTCCTGCTGCTAGTGATCCCGAAGAGACAACTGCTCCTAACAGAAATTCATATAGTCCCGAAGGGCCAACACCTTCTGCTGCTAGTAGTGATCCCTGCCGCATAGATTTTAACTTTCGTGAGAATGAAATCAGCAACAACAAAGCCGACACCGTTGGTATATTCAACTTTGGCAACAACAAAACCGGGGGCTCCAACCACTCCAAAATTCGCCGTTTCAACTTTGAGGGTAATAAAATTCAGAAGAACGACGCCAAAAATGTTTTCGGATTTTGTGACTTTGGAAATGAGTACTGATCTATAGGAAGAACTAGGAACTGAACAGATAGCAGTCCCCTCATGAGCTAGTCATGAGCGATGTACTTGCTCATGCATGTGTATCAGCAAGGCACTGAAACCCTAGCTAAAAGTGAAAAATGAAATTCCTTAATTAATATATTTCAACTACAGCAACAAAATAGATGCAGTTGATGTGTATTCAACTTTTACACATAAATCTTTCTTTGTGGATCATTAATATATATAGGAATCTATTtgtgcaaaataaaaaaatccatgACAAAATGTTTTAGTTTTCTGAAAGTAACTTTTAACACCGGCCAATTGACTAAAGTATTCTGAATGTAAGTTCGTCAAAATACACCGGCTATTCCTTTTGGAAAGTATCTTGTTccctttcttttccctttttgaaaaaaaaaaactaaaaaaaaaaattccaaggaGATCACATCTGGGCTATCAAGCACTTCAGACTTGATATTCCTTTTAATTCATGCAAGCCTCCAAGTGTTCACATTACAATTGACTTGGTTATGAAGAATCCAAAGTGTATATCGAGCACCCAATGCAACTCAAGTCATGACGTGGTACTTTGGAATTTGGCTTTGCCAATCACTTTTCAAGAATAtcaatatatatttgaataagaTACCATCACAAAAGTTCGATTGTTGGCTTTAGAAGTGAACAGTTTGTTTAACTGAAGAGTAATTTCGATTTTATTACAATGAAACTTTGAAAAATTCGGACTTTTATTACTCAAAAGTTTCGTTTGTCTTGCTAGCTATCGTACCTAAATTTTAGTTTTCCAACCATTTTCATATTTCCGTTAGTTTAACTAATGATGCGGCAGTAAACAaacccaaaaattattttagaaaagaaaacttTGGGTGGTAAAGTCTGAATTTTTTAGAGTATGGATctcgccggatcctctttgtgaggattttggGAATCCGTGAATCGTGTTCGGTCATCATACATCatgcggttagaaatcattttaaatatttttatttaaaaataaacataaacagtacttgataaaaactgatcgcacgatgtatgatgaacgaacACAATTCATGGATCCCTAGATCCTCACCAAaatgatccggagaggatcctgttggaaTTTTTTATACTTTAAATGGTAAAATGGAGTTTGCCCCATAATAAATAAACATTGCCGGTAGGGTTAAGAATCCAATCACCACTGCCCTCTAAATATGCACAGTAGTTTAGCTTGGGAATTAAGCTAAGGCTTTATACGTATACCAATAAAGTGGCTAGCTATAGCTTCCCCTTCAATATCCATACAAACTATAAAGTGCCTATAACTATTATAGCATTCATTCATGAGACAGTTCTAAGCAAAAGTGAAGGAGTTCTTGTTTCAAGC is a window from the Malus domestica chromosome 16, GDT2T_hap1 genome containing:
- the LOC103403546 gene encoding probable bifunctional TENA-E protein; translated protein: MDGKPKAGVSMTSTWLRKHRLIYAGATRHPFILSIRDGTVDLSAFKRWLGQDYIFVRAFVPFVASVLIKAWKNSDHESGDIELVLSGVAALNDEIEWFKQEASKWGVELSGVVPEKTTQAYCRFLEDLMSPDVDYAVAMTAFWAIEAVYQESFAHCLEEGSKTPPELQEACQRWGNDGFGQYCSSLRNIADRELEKAASDGGPLVKVSEDMVTKAEVEFQRVLEYEVQFWNMSHGSPGRSAP